In Paenibacillus sp. 1781tsa1, one DNA window encodes the following:
- a CDS encoding Rrf2 family transcriptional regulator, whose protein sequence is MRQISSRFSIAVHTLSLIAVMPNECTGDVIAQSVNTNPVIIRRIMSKLKQAGLIDVRPGVGGASLLKDPADITLLDVYRALEVVEDGELFNFHKHPNPKCPVGNMIEHTLRAELIEAQTAMEQRLNRVTIQQMMDQIHVSE, encoded by the coding sequence ATGAGACAAATCAGCAGTCGCTTTTCCATTGCGGTTCATACGCTGTCCCTGATCGCTGTTATGCCCAATGAATGCACCGGAGATGTGATCGCCCAGAGTGTGAATACCAATCCCGTGATTATTCGGCGGATCATGTCTAAGCTGAAACAGGCTGGTCTGATCGATGTCAGACCTGGTGTGGGCGGTGCTTCCTTGTTGAAAGATCCGGCGGACATTACCCTGCTCGATGTATATCGAGCGCTTGAGGTGGTGGAGGATGGGGAATTGTTTAACTTTCACAAACATCCGAATCCGAAATGTCCGGTCGGCAACATGATTGAACACACCTTGCGTGCCGAACTCATTGAGGCTCAGACAGCCATGGAACAGCGCTTGAATCGTGTAACCATACAGCAGATGATGGATCAGATTCATGTCTCTGAATAA
- a CDS encoding SDR family oxidoreductase produces MKILVTGATGQLGSLVVEALLKNDSAKDLAVSVRNPEKAEALRAQGVEVRQGDFDQPETLEKAFAGVDRLLLISTDGDNETRIRQHQAAVDAAKKAGVGFIAYTSVVNADQNTLSLAEVHRATEKAIRESGIPYSFLRNNWYLENEAGSMQAATQGAPWVHATNNSQVGWATRSDYAHAAASVLAGEGHENTVYELSGKLRTQAELAAIVGEVLGQEINVQNVDDAAYSDIMKGAGLPDFVVSMLVDMQSAIREGALAVESDTLEKLLGRPAQPLSEGIKAIVGK; encoded by the coding sequence ATGAAAATTTTGGTTACTGGCGCAACAGGTCAATTGGGTTCACTGGTTGTAGAGGCATTGTTAAAAAACGATTCCGCCAAGGATTTGGCTGTAAGTGTACGTAATCCGGAGAAAGCGGAAGCACTCCGCGCTCAAGGCGTTGAAGTGCGTCAAGGTGATTTCGATCAACCCGAGACGTTGGAGAAAGCTTTTGCCGGTGTAGACCGTCTGTTGCTCATCTCCACTGATGGTGACAATGAAACGCGTATTCGCCAACATCAGGCTGCCGTGGACGCTGCCAAAAAAGCGGGCGTGGGCTTCATCGCTTATACAAGCGTTGTGAATGCAGACCAAAATACCCTTTCCTTGGCGGAAGTTCACCGTGCTACAGAAAAAGCGATTCGTGAATCCGGCATTCCGTATTCCTTCCTGCGCAACAACTGGTACCTGGAAAATGAAGCAGGCAGTATGCAAGCCGCTACGCAAGGCGCACCTTGGGTTCATGCCACAAATAACAGCCAAGTCGGCTGGGCTACCCGCAGTGACTATGCCCATGCCGCGGCATCTGTACTCGCAGGCGAAGGACATGAGAACACCGTGTATGAATTGTCCGGCAAACTGCGCACGCAAGCTGAACTGGCTGCCATTGTGGGTGAAGTGCTTGGACAGGAAATCAACGTGCAAAACGTGGACGATGCCGCTTACTCTGACATCATGAAAGGTGCAGGTCTACCGGACTTTGTCGTATCGATGCTCGTTGATATGCAAAGTGCTATTCGTGAAGGCGCATTGGCGGTAGAGAGTGATACATTAGAGAAATTGCTTGGCCGTCCTGCTCAGCCACTTAGCGAAGGTATTAAAGCGATTGTAGGCAAATAA
- a CDS encoding RNA 2'-phosphotransferase — MDLMKLSKELSYALRHAPWEYELELDEEGWVEISQLLVALHESPQWKEVTQADLEQMIQASEKKRHEIHSGRIRALYGHSTPHKISKIAAEPPETLYHGTPARAVNSIMEHGLQPRQRQYVHLSADMDTANQVGRRRDDKPVILKINAAQASIDGILFYHGNENIWLADHVPARYILKP; from the coding sequence ATGGATCTGATGAAATTAAGCAAGGAACTCTCATACGCTCTGCGACATGCACCATGGGAGTATGAGCTGGAGCTGGACGAAGAGGGTTGGGTGGAAATCTCGCAATTGCTGGTGGCTTTACATGAAAGTCCGCAGTGGAAGGAAGTCACGCAAGCCGATCTGGAGCAGATGATTCAAGCCTCGGAGAAAAAGAGACATGAAATCCATTCTGGCCGCATCCGGGCATTGTATGGACATTCGACGCCACATAAGATATCCAAGATCGCTGCTGAGCCACCGGAAACCCTTTATCATGGGACACCCGCACGTGCTGTGAATTCGATTATGGAACATGGCTTACAGCCGCGGCAAAGGCAATATGTACATCTGTCTGCAGATATGGATACGGCCAATCAGGTGGGTCGAAGACGTGATGATAAGCCTGTCATCTTGAAAATCAATGCTGCTCAAGCGTCCATAGATGGAATTCTCTTTTATCATGGAAACGAAAATATTTGGCTGGCCGATCATGTTCCCGCACGTTATATTCTTAAGCCATGA
- the imm48 gene encoding Imm48 family immunity protein — MTEFINADDTNDVILGAAANELEQMVDKMCELIGTPLGQTSELERQVMAAFGFGAVYGITHRDQLAEPQAHALSIRMLIKPFNYSEQQAVDFADDLIRVASDREVHPVMNTIIQRGIDGHRQFNQEDDEGLERNIQEILTAVQSQ, encoded by the coding sequence ATGACTGAATTTATTAACGCTGATGATACTAATGATGTAATTCTGGGTGCGGCGGCAAACGAACTGGAGCAGATGGTGGACAAAATGTGTGAGCTGATTGGCACCCCTTTGGGACAAACGAGTGAACTGGAGCGTCAGGTCATGGCTGCTTTTGGTTTTGGCGCGGTATATGGCATCACTCATCGGGATCAGCTGGCGGAGCCACAGGCCCATGCCTTGAGCATTCGGATGCTGATCAAACCGTTTAATTACAGTGAGCAGCAGGCGGTTGATTTTGCCGATGATCTGATCCGGGTGGCTTCCGATCGTGAGGTTCATCCGGTGATGAATACCATTATCCAACGTGGGATTGATGGACACCGTCAGTTCAATCAGGAAGACGATGAAGGATTGGAACGTAACATTCAGGAGATTTTAACTGCGGTTCAATCGCAGTAA
- a CDS encoding transcriptional regulator, which translates to MIEGKIIKFYREKNRRTQGELVKGICSVTHLSKIERGMTEYSQEIMDMLCDRLHIDMAREVARYHQMIDLLDSWQEAIIMQRTAEAIRLKDKLEEEPLKGIPDLRLSYDLLQIRFYLFMNNINEAERLIAEVEIPDESEHSYEHYFYHHVMGIYYFLTGHYRKSIQTLTSINQSKYTNHEYFYHLSLAYHSIYSNITSYYYAEKAIQHFRKTLNMVRIIDTETIMLVQLNSREYHDFPETKRRYENLIRISDDCGLPDRKAKLLNNLGYEYNRRKQYEDAAYWYRQALDIIPEKQPLYLMVLNNYIESNRLGNLIPANKLLDMSLKALHNSKLVSDASYMELELQSVILQGQEQAYYEMIEERILPYYRELGSQYLAERYEEILFQYYMNHGEKDKALRLAKNRFESQAASLI; encoded by the coding sequence ATGATTGAAGGGAAGATTATTAAATTTTATCGGGAGAAGAATAGACGAACTCAAGGTGAATTGGTAAAGGGAATCTGTTCGGTCACACATCTGAGCAAAATTGAACGGGGAATGACAGAGTATTCACAGGAGATTATGGACATGCTCTGTGATCGACTACATATTGATATGGCAAGGGAAGTGGCCAGATATCATCAAATGATCGATCTTCTGGATTCATGGCAAGAGGCCATTATTATGCAGAGAACAGCTGAAGCTATTCGCCTAAAAGACAAGTTGGAAGAAGAACCGTTAAAAGGTATACCTGATTTGCGTTTATCCTATGACTTGCTGCAGATCCGATTTTACTTGTTTATGAACAATATCAATGAAGCCGAGAGACTTATAGCCGAAGTCGAAATTCCGGATGAATCGGAGCATTCATATGAACATTATTTTTATCACCATGTGATGGGGATTTACTATTTCCTTACAGGACATTATCGCAAATCCATCCAGACGTTAACTTCAATCAATCAGTCCAAATATACGAATCATGAGTACTTTTATCATTTGTCTCTGGCATATCACTCGATATATTCGAATATTACGTCTTACTATTACGCTGAGAAAGCTATCCAGCATTTTCGGAAAACGCTCAATATGGTGCGGATCATTGACACCGAAACCATTATGCTGGTCCAGCTCAACTCCCGCGAATATCATGATTTTCCTGAGACGAAACGCAGATATGAAAATCTGATTCGGATTAGTGATGATTGTGGGCTTCCTGATCGAAAAGCAAAGCTGCTGAACAATCTGGGTTATGAATATAACCGGCGAAAGCAATATGAGGATGCTGCTTACTGGTACAGACAAGCGCTTGATATCATTCCGGAGAAACAACCGTTATACCTGATGGTACTCAATAATTACATAGAATCGAACAGACTGGGGAATCTCATTCCTGCAAACAAACTATTGGACATGTCTCTGAAAGCCTTGCATAACTCTAAACTTGTTTCAGATGCAAGTTATATGGAATTAGAACTTCAGTCTGTCATTTTACAAGGGCAGGAGCAAGCATATTATGAAATGATAGAAGAGCGAATTCTTCCTTATTATCGTGAACTGGGTTCCCAGTATCTCGCCGAACGTTATGAAGAGATATTGTTTCAGTACTATATGAATCATGGTGAAAAGGATAAGGCACTCAGGCTCGCAAAAAATCGTTTTGAATCACAAGCGGCTTCACTTATATAG